The following is a genomic window from Nguyenibacter vanlangensis.
GCAACGCTCGCTGGTCGTTGCCTATGAACTCATCGCTACCCGAATTCCGTGGAACACGCACGGAGGTAAAAAAAATCGACGGCCTTGTAATTCTGCGTCGCTCTGCGATCGCGTCACCAAAGGAAGTAAAGTTGCTCCGTCGCCAGATTGTCCGCCGCTCAGCCGAGCCAATACCGATCGTATCAGCATTTCTGAGCAACACAGCGATTTTATCTATGTCCTCAGAACAAACGGCCTCGAAGAACTGATGCCGAAAATTTTCTTGACTTTCGTCCAAGGCGTCAAGGAAATGCAATGTGTCCAATTTGGCCAGAAGTCGCGCCGCCTTACCTCTAACAGAGGTCTCTGCATTATTTCGCAAATCAAGGATAGGACGAATATTTTCACCCTTAAACGGGCCGTGATTTCCAGTAGTGTAATCCATGAACCGAAGGATTTGGGCTCCCCCAATTCCAACACCGTCGACTCCGGTGTAAACAACCTTTTCAAGGTTATGCATACGAAAGCCGGCACTAAAATAGGTGAGAAGGCCACGCTCATGTGCTTCATGGACAAGAGTTGCCGACTGCCAGAATTCGATCTGATCAATGACACACTTACTGGGATAAGAATCTGCAGTTCCATCCCACGTCACTTTTTCGAAATGACCATCAATAACTATATCGATCCCAAGGCGCCCAACTTCAAATGGATCGCTGACTGTCCTCGGGTTATTGGCATCTCGATCATCGATAATTGGAACATTGATACAAAAAGCACCAGATAAAATCTGATTCTCCGCTCGACGAGTATTCGCCACCATAGCCCGCATGAACCGCACGGCCTGCGTATACGTCATTCCCTCAATAGCCACCTTGCACTCTGTGACCCCGGTACCGAAGAACTCACTACAAGCCGCCGCAAATGTATGGACAGTTTTCAGGAATGAATTGTCAAAGGTCCCTTCGAAAAGGGGACGTCCAACGTAAGTTGAGACAGGCGCGAAGCGTGCGGCCTGCAAGCAGATGCGCGGAACGATCCGCGGCATGGGGATGCGGTACGGCTCGACCTCCGCCCGAGGAATGGCGACCCCACGTTCAAGATGCTCGATATGGACGATCACCCCTTCCATGTGAGCTAGGTCCGTAACCGTGTCAAAGAGATGTCCTGGACCGGGGTCCGTGACCGACATAACCGACTGATGTTTCCGGAAACCTGGCATTCCCCATGAAATCGGCACAATTGGCAGCCTGTAACCTCCGTCGAGCAGATTCCCAGCGATCAGAACCGCAGCGCGTTCAGTAGGAAGAAGAGCCTCCCCCTTGATAACAGCGTTCTCCGTCATCCGTTGAACTGTACGAACAAAATCCGTCTCGCCTGCCCCTTCAGCAATGCTATATGTAACTAAATTCCCGTCAGAAGATATGACAACCGACGACGGCCTTGCCGGCAGTATCGCGTCGGAAATATCGTCAAATACATTGAATATTTCTAGGTATTTTTCAACGACATTCTCATCTAGGCTCTCAATCGCAGCGTTAATGGCTGCACTAATTTTGTTCAACTCTATCGCCGTAAGGATTCCTTCCGCTTGTAACTCATCAATATGCCGCAGCAACATAGGCAAGACCTCGGCCGCGTCACCAGCAAGAACCGGTTCGAATGATTCTCCCTTAGTAAAGGCTTCATCACCGACACCGCTCTGACAAATTCGCTCGCACCACAGTCGATACACAAGCGCATCCGCGTGCTCACATATACGGGTACGAAAATTCGTTACTTTAAGAGAAAATATAGCAACCATTTCAGCTTCCTTTCAATAAATGTTCCATTGATTTTTATATCGCGAATACGACATCACCGATCATAGACGACCAATATATTATTCATCTGTGAATCATACGTGCATTCAGCAACATAGTTTCAAGTTCGCAACCTAACAATCTAAACAGTCTGCTAATCTGGACACTCTCCGCATTGAGTCCTTCTTGTCGGAAAAGAAACCGCGATTATCGCTTCACATTGTGTCATGTTCGTTGTTGGACGACTGATTTTGTGCTTACTTGATCCGTGTTTGCAAGTACGCACAATTTTCTCTTGTAGTATCAGAAAGGATACCATAATGGTCCATAAGATTCCTCCGCGTTGGCGGCGTCATATCTCTCCCGGGGGCCCTGCTTGCTCAGTCGAAGCAACACTTTCTCTCATTGACGGAAAATGGAAAGGTGTTGTTCTCTGGCACCTTCTTGATGGAACACTCCGTTTCGGCGAGCTTCGCAGAAGGATTCCGCGCGTAACGCAAAGAATGTTGACCACTCAGTTAAGAGAACTCGAAGTAGACGGGCTAGTTGAGAGACAAGTTTATCCTGTCATTCCTCCTAAAGTCGAGTATTCTTTAACTGATTTGGGCGCATCGCTTGGCAACGTACTTTTTGCGTTAAAATTATGGGGCGATGAGCACTGGTCGCTTTGGCAGGATGTTACTCACAACAAAAAAAATCTTGTAGAAAAGGACGTGCCCATTGAATCTTATGCTAAGCAATGATCAACGTCGACTCTGATTATTTTGATGTGAGAGGATTTTATTTATGACAGCGACAATGAAGCAGGACGATTATTCTGCCTCCAATCCGAATGTCCGTCTATGAACATATTGGTGCAAGTGAATCGGTCGATATGACCGCAGCAAGCTACGTTATCCCCGCAACCCGACGAATGGGCGGCGGTGACAGCACAATTGCACGTCGATCGACTGCACCATGCGCTCTATGCCCGATGCAGAGACAGGGTGGGACGCGAGGTCAGCCCGACAGTGGCGATCATCGGCAGCCGGTCAAAAGCGCGAAAAGAAAGATCTCAGACCTGGCTGGTTTCGACGCCAGCAAGAAAACAAAGGCAAGAATGATCACATCCTGGTCGACACATAAGGCTTGCTGACACGCACCATCGTCCACGCCTCCGACATTCAGGATCGCGACGGCGGCGTGCTGCCGATGGTGGAGTTTTCGGCTCGTCTTCCTTCCTGCCGTACCATCAACGGCAAGATCGTGAAGCGATCCGATATCGGAAAGTTCGTCGTTCTGCCTACGCTGGATTGTCCAGCGCACGATCACATGGCTCAATCGATGCCCAGGTTGGGTAAGGATTGAAAGCAGATGAACCGAAACGCATGCACCTTCCTCAGTTGGGCATCAGTCAGACAGATGGTGCGAAAGATCTGTCAGGTCACAATATGATCGTAGGTAATCACTTAATATCTAATGGAGATCAACCACTAAACGCCCATGGACTTTTCCCTCCAACAACGCCGACGCGTTATGAACAACGTCTTGTAGGGTAATATCAGTCGCCAGCGCATCCATGGACTGAGCATTTACCAGTTCCTCTAAGCGGCTCCACGCAAGCTGCCGCTTATCACGCGGACAATAAACACTGTCGATCCCGATCAGCGAGACGCCGCGCAGGATAAAGGGCGCCACCGTGGCGGGAAAATCCATGCCGGCCGCCAAGCCACAAGCCGTCACCACGCCACCGGGCAATATGCCCGCGCACAAATTGGCGAGTATTCGGCCACCTGCAACATCGACGGCACCCGCCCAGCGCGCACGCTCCAAAGGTTTTCCGGCTTTGGCGAATGCATCGCGCGACAGAATCGTAGCGGCACCCAGCCCCTTCAAATAGGAGCTTTCCTCCAGTCGCCCCGTTATCGCTTCGACAGTGTAGCCCAGACGAGAGAGCAACATCACCGCGATGCTGCCCACACCCCCCGAAGCGCCGGACACCACGACCGGCCCAGCATCCGGCCGGATGCCTTCGCGCTCTAGCGCCATGACACAGAGCATCGCGGTATAGCCGGCGGTACCGATCGCCATCGCCTGCCGGTTCGAAATGCCACGAGGAAGCGGCACCAGCCAGTCCCCACGCACACGAGCCTTCCCGGCTAATCCACCCCAATGTTTCTCGCCCACGCCCCAGCCGTTCAGCACGACCCGATCTCCCGGCGATAGTGCGGGGTCGTCCGAACGCGCAACAATGCCCGCGAAATCAATCCCCGGAATCATGGGAAACCGGTGGACAATCGGCCCCCGGCCGGTGATCGCCAATGCGTCCTTGTAATTCAGGGTCGACCATTCGACTTGCACCGTCACATCGCCTTCCGGCAAGGCGTCCTCGTCCATCCAGCGCACGGCGACATGTTGTTCGCCGGTCTCACTCTTTTCAATCAGTAGAGCCTGAAACTGAGAATTCATAAGGTTTCCCCCGATTAGACTGATCGTCTATAAAATGACGAAAATAACTCGACCCACTGTGATAGTGATGCTTACGACACCTCAATCAAAGCCATAAATCCATCCTCGAAGACCCGCAGTGGGGCAACGCTGCGCTCCAGTCGCGCGCGCAAAACGGCCCCTTCCCACCCCGTCCAGAAGAATCGTGCCCAGCCCCGCGCACGGTCGGAATCAATCGGAAGGAGGCAGTCTGTCAGCCTATTTTCCCATCCATTCAGCACATCCCGGAGCGCCGTTCGATAGTCATCTGGCAAAGCACCCAGTTCCTGGCCGAGATTTCCGATCAGACACCCACGCCGGAACGCATGTCGCTCCATTCCCTGGCATGCATCCGCGATGAAGTTGCGAAGCCTTTCGACCGGCACCGTACTCTCATCCTTCAACCAGCGATCCAGTTTCGCATTAAAGTAGGCAGCATATGCCTCGATCAGAACGAGACCGAACGCCTCCTTGCTGGGAAAATAGTAATAGAACGAACCCTTCGGTACCTGGGCTCGTGCCAGAAGTTCCTCCAATCCGGACGCGATGAAGCCTTTTTCGGTCAGAGCCGCAACGCCTTCCCTGATCAGTTTTTGCCGGGTCGCCGAGTACCCATCCTCCGACTTCGGAGGCCGGCCACGACGCCGTTGTTGAGCCACGGAATTCATGAAACCTTTTATAGACCGATCGTCTCGGAAATTAAGCGCCATTTCCCAGACATGATGTTCACATCATCGTCAGCGTCATCAGTCAAGGCGCCTGTCGGCGCCCGCGCCGTCAACATGCGCAGGGTGACGGTCGGCAGACGCTTTCGGAGGGAGTTGAAGCGCGTGGTTCCCCGCAAAAGATGGAAAAGAGTCACCTCCTTCCACTCCCATCGATCAGTTCGAGCGTCGCTTCCATAGTTGTTCGTGACGAATAAGGGGCATGACGGTATCATTTCCGATACTATGAGCGTTATATGTGCGTTCTTGTGCATGCCGAATATGACGCCCCATCTTCCCTCCATTCAGCAATGGAGAGAAAACTATGCGTGCCGTTGGCTATCAATCCCCCCTTCCGATTGGCGCCCCCGATTCGTTACAGGACATCGAACTCCCGAAACCC
Proteins encoded in this region:
- a CDS encoding winged helix-turn-helix transcriptional regulator, with amino-acid sequence MEGRWGVIFGMHKNAHITLIVSEMIPSCPLFVTNNYGSDARTDRWEWKEVTLFHLLRGTTRFNSLRKRLPTVTLRMLTARAPTGALTDDADDDVNIMSGKWRLISETIGL
- a CDS encoding TetR family transcriptional regulator C-terminal domain-containing protein, with the translated sequence MNSVAQQRRRGRPPKSEDGYSATRQKLIREGVAALTEKGFIASGLEELLARAQVPKGSFYYYFPSKEAFGLVLIEAYAAYFNAKLDRWLKDESTVPVERLRNFIADACQGMERHAFRRGCLIGNLGQELGALPDDYRTALRDVLNGWENRLTDCLLPIDSDRARGWARFFWTGWEGAVLRARLERSVAPLRVFEDGFMALIEVS
- a CDS encoding helix-turn-helix domain-containing protein; the encoded protein is MVHKIPPRWRRHISPGGPACSVEATLSLIDGKWKGVVLWHLLDGTLRFGELRRRIPRVTQRMLTTQLRELEVDGLVERQVYPVIPPKVEYSLTDLGASLGNVLFALKLWGDEHWSLWQDVTHNKKNLVEKDVPIESYAKQ
- a CDS encoding MDR family oxidoreductase; translated protein: MNSQFQALLIEKSETGEQHVAVRWMDEDALPEGDVTVQVEWSTLNYKDALAITGRGPIVHRFPMIPGIDFAGIVARSDDPALSPGDRVVLNGWGVGEKHWGGLAGKARVRGDWLVPLPRGISNRQAMAIGTAGYTAMLCVMALEREGIRPDAGPVVVSGASGGVGSIAVMLLSRLGYTVEAITGRLEESSYLKGLGAATILSRDAFAKAGKPLERARWAGAVDVAGGRILANLCAGILPGGVVTACGLAAGMDFPATVAPFILRGVSLIGIDSVYCPRDKRQLAWSRLEELVNAQSMDALATDITLQDVVHNASALLEGKVHGRLVVDLH